In one Mesorhizobium australicum genomic region, the following are encoded:
- a CDS encoding SDR family NAD(P)-dependent oxidoreductase: protein MEFKDKTVLITGAAGGIGKAATKAFFEQGAKLVLIDLAQPSLDTMARELTLDPDRCVLIAADVSKESEVESFVAATKAKFGRIDVFFNNAGVEGKTGLLIDTDADTLDKILDVNVKGCFFGLKYVLREMIAQGGGAVVNTSSMAGLIGFHSLGVYTASKHAVIGLTRAAAAEVAASKVRVNAVCPGPVETRMMREIEAGISATDPVAVKGQFENLTGLKRYAEPEEIADLVLFLASDKASYITGSMYTIDGGMTGM, encoded by the coding sequence ATGGAATTCAAAGACAAGACAGTCCTCATCACCGGCGCTGCCGGCGGCATCGGCAAGGCCGCGACGAAAGCGTTCTTCGAACAGGGCGCCAAGCTGGTGCTCATCGATCTGGCTCAGCCGTCTCTCGACACGATGGCCAGGGAACTGACACTGGACCCCGACCGCTGCGTCCTGATCGCGGCCGACGTCTCCAAGGAAAGCGAAGTGGAGAGCTTCGTCGCGGCGACAAAGGCAAAGTTCGGACGCATCGACGTCTTCTTCAACAATGCCGGCGTCGAGGGCAAGACAGGCCTGCTGATCGACACCGACGCCGATACGCTCGACAAGATTCTCGACGTCAACGTGAAGGGCTGCTTCTTCGGCCTGAAATACGTGCTGCGCGAAATGATCGCCCAAGGGGGCGGGGCTGTGGTGAACACGTCCTCGATGGCCGGACTCATCGGCTTCCATTCGCTCGGCGTCTACACCGCCTCCAAACATGCGGTGATCGGGCTCACACGGGCCGCGGCCGCGGAGGTCGCCGCCTCCAAGGTCCGCGTCAATGCGGTCTGCCCCGGGCCGGTCGAGACGCGCATGATGCGGGAAATCGAGGCGGGCATATCGGCCACCGATCCGGTCGCGGTGAAGGGACAGTTCGAGAATCTCACCGGCCTCAAGCGCTATGCCGAGCCCGAGGAGATCGCCGACCTGGTTCTCTTCCTCGCGTCGGACAAGGCGTCCTACATCACCGGGAGCATGTACACGATCGATGGCGGCATGACCGGCATGTGA